The genomic DNA TCTGGATCGGCAGGTTATGACTGTGTAACCGCCATTGACATGCCGGGAGGTACGGCCACTGTCAACTCAAGTCTCGTTCAGGACAGAAGAAGATTATTTAAAAAGCCAACATCCCATATTGATAACTGACAAATTAGCATTAGGAGGGCCTTATGAAATAATTCTTGCACCTAAATACGTACCATCTACTCATAAAATGCCACGGAATAATCCTTCAAAGAATTTTATCAAATATTTTCTTAATTACTTGTGGGGCGATTTTCCTTTCAAACTCCTATATCCAAAACTAATCAGAGAAGGTAATGCATTATGCTATTCGATAGTAATATCCGCAACCATATTCGGCTGGTTACTAGAAGCCCAAGGAATAACAAGATTACAAAATATCACGGAAACTATTTTCTTGGTATCAGGTATATTTGCCATAATAAGTTTTATCCTCTGGTGGCTTACTATTCCTTTTATCATGGCAGCAAATGAAGATCGATGGTTTTTGGGCGGTTATATTACAATAATAGTAACGATCCTTTGGCACATTTTCGTGTTCCTTTTGCTATTCTTTTTTATTAAACAATATTCCCTTTACCATAGTCTTTATTTGACTTTGCTTGGCGGTGAGCTTTTTCTTATTATGGGTGCTTTTTTAGTATATGGATGCAATTCATTACAGGCAATTATAGCTTTAGCGGAGCCTTTAAGAAAAGATGAAAGAAGAGAAATCAGACATGCAATACGCATTTTTCAGCAATTTAAGAAGAAAAAGTTCAATGTAGATGTTTCAAATTTCATTCCTCAGATTTCCGCGAAACCAATAATATATTTCTGGGTTTATCTTTTTTGTTTAATAATTCTATCAATTCATACCACCTACTTTATTTTTCTACTAATTTTTTATGATTATTCGCCTCTGAGAGGATCAGTAACTTTAATACGCAATTGTTTTTTATTTCTTTTCATTACGATTCAATTGTTTTGGTATAATTCGATGTTCCATAGATTACAAAGAGAGTTGTATTCTCCATAAGAAGTATAATGGAGAAACATCATGTCTCAGATGGCAGGTGCTGATTTTGAATCTGTCCGGCAACTTCTCGGCCATTCAGATATTAGCACGACCCAACCGTATCTAAACGTGACAGACCAGCACCTTGATAGAACGGTTGATATGTTAGGCTTCAAACGGGAAGATGCGAACGTAATACAATTCAAAAAATAGTTATTCTACTATTTATTCTACACCATAAAAAAAGGGGTTACAAAATCTCGTAACCCCTTGAAATTATTGGTCGGGACGAGAGGATTTGAACCTCCGACCTCATGACCCCCAGTCATGCGCGCTAACCAGGCTGCGCCACGTCCCGATGTGTCCTGGAAATGTCTTTTATGCTCTCTTTAATTTTTCCTCGATACCGATACAGAAAACCGTTTGGATTATTACAACTTCCACCCTGGAAAGGGGTGTGATTTAAAATAGGTAATATAACAGCAACGGTATAGAAATGGCAAGTAAAATGTTAATCGTTCAAGGCTCTTTTAAGGATTTGGCTCGGCTTGAATGTAACCACTTTGCGGGCGGCGATTTCCAGCTCATCGCCGGTGTGCGGGTTTCTGCCCTTCCTTGTCTCCTTTTGCCTTACGACAAAATTTCCGAACCCGGAAATTTTTACCTTCTCACCGCTTTCCAGGGTTTGTTTGATGATCTCAAACAGTTCATCAACGATAATTGCGGATTCCTTTTTTGTGATATCGAGGTTCTTGTAGATACAATTGACTAAATCTGCCTTAGTCACATGCGACCTCCCTTATAACGGTTATCGTATTTGTACGCTCAGCGTCTTTTCAAGCACATCGATAACCCTGCTGTGCACAGTATTCACCTCTTCATCCGTCAACGTCCGCTCATCAGATTGATACATGACACTCAACGCCAAGCTTTTCTTTCCCTCGTCTATCTGCCTGCCCGTATAGACATCGAATACGGTTATATCCCTGCCGATATCACCCGTTGCATCCCGCACTGCTTCGACGATATCCCGTGAACGTACACTCTCCGCCACAATCATGGCGATATCCCTGAGTACGGGGGGGTATCTCGGTATGGAAGTGTAGGTAATAACCTCCTTCTCAACCTTCTCCAAGGCTGTTAGGTTTACTTCCATCACATATACGGTGCGGTTCAGGTCATATCTCTCGGCGACGTTCTCATCGAGCTTTCCCATCACTCCGATGATATCTCCACCTATCTTGATGACGCACGATTCCACCGAATCCAGGTATGGAATCGACCCCGCATCGTCATAGGAAACATCGGAAACGCCGATTCTCTTTACCAATGTCTCCCAGGTACCCTTCAGATCGAAGAAATCCATGGGCTGTATTTCCCTGCCCCATTGTTTGGGGTATCGATCACCGGATATCAGCGCCGATAACATATACGGTTCATCCGGGAGCTTTTCCTGCTTCCTTGGGGTATAGACCCGGGCGATTTCAAAGAGTTTGAGATCAGTATTGAGGTGGTTCATGTTGCCCGCAGCGACCTTGACTATCCCCGGTATGAGGGTCGTGCGCATGACCGCCATCTCTTCGCTCATCGGATTTTTCAACTCCACCGACGAGCCGTTTTCCATGCCCAGCCGCGCAAAGGTATCCCGCTCGATAAAGCTATAGGTGATAATCTCCGAGAATCCCTCCGAGATCATCACATCGAACGCCCGTCGCGCCAGTCTCTCATGCTCCGTTCGTACTTTGTGCCCCATCGCTATCTCGGGAAGCGTCTCCGGTATCTCGTCGTATCCCTTTATCCGGGCCACCTCCTCGATGAGATCGATTTCGCGATCGAGGTCCAGCCGGTACGACGGTGGGGTGACATCGAGCAGGTCGCTCTTCTTTTTCTTGACGTCCATGGAAAGCCGGGTCATGATATCCACGGTCTCTTCCGTGGTGACGTCGAATCCGATAATCTTCCGGGCGCGCTCCGGTCTGAGGTGAATCGTCGGGCGCACGGGCACGGATCCGACCTCATCGATGATTCCCTTGGCCGCTTTCCCCCCCGCCAGATCCACCATCAGTTGCGTGGCCCGGTCGGCGGCCGTCGCCTGTCCGCCGGGGTCAACCCCACGCTCAAAGCGATAGGCCGCCTCGGTCATCAGGTTGAGGTATCGGGCGGATTGATGAATGGAGGGCGGATGGAAAAAGGCGCTCTCTAAAAGCACCGTATCGGTGTCGTCTTGTATCTCCGAGTTGGCGCCGCCCATGATGCCTCCGATGGCCACAGGCCGCTTCCCGTCGCATATCATCAGAATATCGTCGGACAGGGTACGCTCGACGGCGTCCAGCGTGAAAAATGTTTCCCCTTTTTTCGCCCGCTTGACAACGATCCTGTTTTCTTCGAGCAGATTATAGTCGAATGTGTGAAGGGGCTGTCCGTATTCCAAAAGAACGTAGTTCGATATATCGACGATGTTGTTGATGTCCCGAATCCCGAGGGCAGAGAGACGCATTCTCATCCAGAGCGGAGATCTTTCGATGGAAACATCCTGGATGACCCGGGCGACATATCGCGGACACAGATCCTTGTCTTTCACATCAACGGATGTGAGTGAGGTGATGTCATCACCCTCCTCGGGAAAAGTAATCTTCGGGATGTGAAGGGGGGCATTGAGCATCGCCGCGATGTCCCGAGCCAGCCCGATGATGCTCAGGCAATCCGATCGGTTCGGTGTGATGGAGATATCGAACAGGTAATCCGATACATCGAGGATCGTGTCTATCGCCTGGCCCGGTTTTGCCGTATCGGGAAGCTCAATAAGCCCCGTATGATCCTGGGTGATCCCCAGTTCGTCCTCGGCCAGGAGCACGCCGGCGGATTCGACGCCCTTAAATTTCCGCTTCTCGACGGTCATGCCACCGGGAAGCCGAGTCCCCGGAAGCGCCAGGGCGGTCTTGAGTCCGACGGTGACATTGGGGGCGCTGCTGACGAGCCCGATGGTCTGGCCGCCGGTATTCACCTTCGCCACGAAAAGGGTATCCGATTCCGGGTGAGGTGTCACCTCGACAATCTCGCCCACAATGATTGCATCCAGGCCCTCGCCGAGACGCACTACCTCCTCGACCTCCAGGCCGGACATTGTCAGAAGATCACTAAAAGGCTCGACATCCATATCGATGTCGACAAATTCCCGGAGCCACTGTAATGTCGTTTTCATATGTTGAAACCGCTAGAACTGAGAGATGAAGCGGATGTCATTTTCAAACAAGAGTCTGAGATCGTCGATGCCGTATTTCAGCATTGCGATTCGCTCTATCCCCATGCCGAAGGCAAAGCCAGACACCTCTTCGGGATCGTACCCGACCATACGGAACACGTTCGGATCCACCATGCCTGAGCCGAGAATTTCAATCCAGCCGGTGCCCTTACAGACCCGACAGCCGGCACCGTTGCAAATGACGCATTGAATATCGATCTCGGCGCTGGGCTCTGTGAACGGGAAGAAGCTGGGGCGAAACCTGAGCTTTTTCTTTTTTCCGTACATGGCATGAACGAAAGCGGTCAGCACCCCCTTGAGGTCCGCCATGCTGATGTCATCGCCGACCATGAGTCCCTCCACCTGGTGGAACATCGGCGTATGGGACACATCATAGTCATGTCGATATACCTTGCCCGGCGCGATGATTTTCACCGGCGGCGGCTGGTTTTCCATGACCCGTACCTGAACGGGGGACGTATGGGTTCTGAGCAAGACATCTTCATCGATATAGAAGGTATCCTGCATATCCCGAGCGGGGTGGTGCTTCGGGAAGTTCAGAGCCTCGAAGTTATAGTAATCCAGCTCCACCTCCGGCCCCTCGGCCAGATCGAACCCCATTCCTATAAAAATGTCGACGATCTGGTTGTATACCAGGGTAATCGGATGGGTATGGCCGATATAACCAGTACGTCCCGG from Candidatus Zymogenaceae bacterium includes the following:
- a CDS encoding integration host factor subunit alpha → MTKADLVNCIYKNLDITKKESAIIVDELFEIIKQTLESGEKVKISGFGNFVVRQKETRKGRNPHTGDELEIAARKVVTFKPSQILKRALND
- a CDS encoding phenylalanine--tRNA ligase subunit beta, with amino-acid sequence MKTTLQWLREFVDIDMDVEPFSDLLTMSGLEVEEVVRLGEGLDAIIVGEIVEVTPHPESDTLFVAKVNTGGQTIGLVSSAPNVTVGLKTALALPGTRLPGGMTVEKRKFKGVESAGVLLAEDELGITQDHTGLIELPDTAKPGQAIDTILDVSDYLFDISITPNRSDCLSIIGLARDIAAMLNAPLHIPKITFPEEGDDITSLTSVDVKDKDLCPRYVARVIQDVSIERSPLWMRMRLSALGIRDINNIVDISNYVLLEYGQPLHTFDYNLLEENRIVVKRAKKGETFFTLDAVERTLSDDILMICDGKRPVAIGGIMGGANSEIQDDTDTVLLESAFFHPPSIHQSARYLNLMTEAAYRFERGVDPGGQATAADRATQLMVDLAGGKAAKGIIDEVGSVPVRPTIHLRPERARKIIGFDVTTEETVDIMTRLSMDVKKKKSDLLDVTPPSYRLDLDREIDLIEEVARIKGYDEIPETLPEIAMGHKVRTEHERLARRAFDVMISEGFSEIITYSFIERDTFARLGMENGSSVELKNPMSEEMAVMRTTLIPGIVKVAAGNMNHLNTDLKLFEIARVYTPRKQEKLPDEPYMLSALISGDRYPKQWGREIQPMDFFDLKGTWETLVKRIGVSDVSYDDAGSIPYLDSVESCVIKIGGDIIGVMGKLDENVAERYDLNRTVYVMEVNLTALEKVEKEVITYTSIPRYPPVLRDIAMIVAESVRSRDIVEAVRDATGDIGRDITVFDVYTGRQIDEGKKSLALSVMYQSDERTLTDEEVNTVHSRVIDVLEKTLSVQIR
- the pheS gene encoding phenylalanine--tRNA ligase subunit alpha, translating into MFDRIHAIKDRALAEIQDAIDTDTVEKLRVRYIGRKGELTGILRDMVNLSNDERPIVGKLANEVKSLISNAIDTTLDRINSQEGVAGSSSFDYTLPGRTGYIGHTHPITLVYNQIVDIFIGMGFDLAEGPEVELDYYNFEALNFPKHHPARDMQDTFYIDEDVLLRTHTSPVQVRVMENQPPPVKIIAPGKVYRHDYDVSHTPMFHQVEGLMVGDDISMADLKGVLTAFVHAMYGKKKKLRFRPSFFPFTEPSAEIDIQCVICNGAGCRVCKGTGWIEILGSGMVDPNVFRMVGYDPEEVSGFAFGMGIERIAMLKYGIDDLRLLFENDIRFISQF